One window of Leptospira yasudae genomic DNA carries:
- a CDS encoding TIGR04452 family lipoprotein produces the protein MKTLIHRILLALLLLQVYNCLLFDTLGVAPGRIKGSEAANNIRDAAIVTDLINSTILNGRASVSILSLLADQLSGIKSDGTYVKSEVDDCVAEIKGLSGYLIGSALTIVLQSKCSLEADKVFLDSPFPEI, from the coding sequence TTGAAAACGCTCATTCATCGAATTCTTCTGGCGCTTCTTCTCTTACAAGTTTATAACTGTTTACTCTTTGATACGCTCGGAGTGGCTCCGGGAAGAATCAAAGGCTCCGAAGCGGCCAACAATATCCGCGACGCTGCGATCGTAACCGACCTGATCAATTCGACGATTTTAAACGGACGTGCAAGCGTTTCTATCCTCAGTCTTTTGGCGGATCAACTTTCGGGTATCAAATCGGACGGAACCTATGTGAAATCCGAAGTGGACGATTGTGTTGCGGAAATCAAAGGGCTCAGCGGATATCTGATCGGTTCTGCGCTTACGATCGTGCTTCAATCCAAATGTTCTTTGGAAGCGGATAAGGTTTTCCTCGATTCTCCGTTCCCGGAAATCTGA
- a CDS encoding helix-turn-helix domain-containing protein — translation MKIRFAKPNSILSPWIGCYWGWESESDSDTTMQDGTEFPTIFASVENELHISYGDPIRFSSWKNGKEEWISSNGHIVGNHLSNFKIAPSGRVGFFNVRLFPGAFSSLFRIPAKEVNSHLSDLEIPGTSEYSDFIKRIRDARTFENRVRISDQYFSKLLNTHKSNDAFVNEAVLRIFHAKGKIKISELSKHLGLVKKTLERKFQERIGYNPKEFARVVRFQNAAWMRSEDRSLSDLALDAGFYDQAHFTKEFVAFSGYSPLIWYGLKNQALSLFYNTRPQLFR, via the coding sequence ATGAAAATCCGTTTTGCTAAACCGAATTCGATTCTTTCTCCATGGATCGGATGTTATTGGGGCTGGGAATCCGAATCCGATTCGGATACGACGATGCAGGACGGAACGGAATTTCCGACGATTTTTGCGTCGGTCGAAAACGAACTTCATATTTCGTACGGAGATCCGATTCGGTTCAGTTCTTGGAAAAACGGAAAGGAGGAATGGATTTCATCAAACGGACATATCGTAGGGAATCATCTTTCCAATTTTAAGATCGCTCCGAGTGGAAGGGTCGGATTTTTTAACGTTCGATTGTTTCCGGGAGCGTTTTCGTCCTTGTTCCGGATTCCCGCAAAGGAAGTGAACAGTCATCTTTCCGATTTGGAAATTCCGGGGACATCCGAATATTCCGATTTTATAAAACGAATTCGAGACGCACGAACCTTCGAAAACCGCGTTCGCATATCCGATCAGTATTTTAGTAAATTATTAAATACTCATAAGTCGAACGACGCTTTCGTGAACGAGGCGGTTCTTCGGATTTTCCACGCCAAAGGAAAAATCAAAATCTCCGAACTTTCCAAACATTTGGGCTTGGTCAAAAAAACCTTGGAGCGAAAATTCCAGGAAAGAATCGGTTACAATCCCAAGGAATTCGCGAGAGTCGTCCGTTTTCAAAACGCCGCTTGGATGCGATCGGAAGACAGAAGTTTAAGCGATCTTGCGTTGGACGCCGGTTTTTACGACCAAGCTCATTTTACGAAGGAATTCGTCGCGTTTTCCGGTTATTCTCCCTTGATTTGGTACGGATTGAAAAACCAGGCTTTGTCCCTTTTTTACAATACAAGACCCCAGCTTTTCCGGTAG
- a CDS encoding ATP-binding protein has product MISALQLLKFGKFEKAEFTLSESVTIFHGKNESGKTTIFDALRLAIGSKFLTASQEPKKSILSRYGEKSLDGYKVVGEVPELSKDAAPQYVHCVSLREGELEFAFHNDKIIKPDFLRSKLLNNGVNLEGISSSLNKIHSPKKGSAPANAFDKLKEEIAKLKSGRIELVTNIETLHARNKTKVAQEERHNRDQSKELEIRKQLETIEKNAALDAKIQKKIKLVETLSEILRLKTAQETLNKNLLYSKDESSGFESFQKEIETSEKNLSASTTLLQDKQSAIDSKKREIESLQNQLGVSQKMKQKAEEWNERIDKVLREEGFTEEIRTSESNPAHRILGMILTGLGCFGWLGVIGSLVFANLGGFEILSGSLISTSLVALGIYFLTRKKELVSVRYNSEKEKDFVLKISGQWNLTFPEYSIPLIEKIENLRQFFAKQIQNNEVKNHQIESLEKEIRTFSGDTDKIRDTIRLETEKIQNLTSKRNSWLNDRRASTIQEYHKLIAEFQAQTKSFSEGLKKILTDHGAKTLEDLEIRCKTAISTMEEIPTQFPNDPERHLRETKKKELEKELQDLNSELQKLNTAIQVEDALIQDSLPEKEKALIETIQSIAEKEIEFSRMESKRRSAKIAQDIVEEISKDQSMQFAFVASEIGKEINRMLPKREVSFEAIDKKESIKMKDQAGNLRSIDHLSGGTVATFYLIFKLFLARKTVPKNGILLLDEPFVHLDPGRIESALEYLKQFQKETDYQICFFTKQAELADIIANSFPKSKKIPLS; this is encoded by the coding sequence ATGATTTCCGCGCTTCAACTGCTAAAATTCGGCAAATTCGAAAAGGCGGAATTTACGCTTTCCGAATCCGTCACGATCTTTCACGGAAAAAACGAATCCGGAAAAACGACGATCTTCGACGCGTTACGACTCGCGATCGGAAGCAAATTTCTTACCGCGAGTCAAGAACCGAAAAAGAGCATTCTTTCCCGATACGGAGAAAAGAGTTTGGACGGTTACAAGGTTGTAGGAGAAGTCCCCGAACTTTCCAAAGACGCCGCGCCTCAATACGTTCACTGCGTTTCCCTTCGCGAAGGAGAATTGGAATTCGCGTTTCACAACGACAAGATCATCAAACCCGACTTTCTCCGCAGTAAACTGCTGAACAACGGAGTCAACCTCGAAGGAATTTCGAGTTCGCTTAACAAAATTCATTCGCCCAAAAAGGGAAGCGCTCCGGCCAACGCGTTCGACAAACTCAAAGAAGAGATCGCAAAACTCAAAAGCGGAAGAATCGAACTCGTGACGAACATCGAAACGCTTCACGCCAGAAATAAGACCAAAGTCGCGCAAGAAGAACGGCACAACCGGGATCAATCCAAAGAACTCGAAATCCGTAAACAACTCGAAACGATCGAAAAAAACGCGGCCCTCGATGCGAAGATCCAAAAGAAGATCAAACTCGTGGAAACTCTTTCCGAAATTCTTCGATTGAAAACCGCTCAGGAAACGTTGAATAAAAATCTTCTGTATTCCAAAGACGAATCTTCCGGTTTTGAAAGTTTTCAAAAGGAAATCGAGACGTCGGAAAAAAACCTTTCCGCTTCGACAACCCTGCTCCAAGACAAACAAAGCGCGATCGATTCCAAAAAGAGGGAAATCGAATCCCTTCAAAATCAGCTCGGCGTTTCTCAAAAGATGAAACAGAAAGCGGAGGAATGGAACGAAAGGATCGACAAGGTTCTCCGCGAAGAAGGATTTACCGAAGAGATCCGCACCAGCGAATCGAATCCCGCTCATAGAATTTTGGGAATGATTTTGACGGGACTCGGTTGTTTCGGCTGGTTAGGAGTCATCGGTTCTCTCGTTTTCGCAAACCTGGGAGGTTTTGAAATTCTTTCCGGTTCCTTGATTTCCACGAGTCTCGTCGCGCTCGGAATCTACTTTCTCACGCGAAAAAAGGAACTCGTATCCGTCCGATACAATTCCGAAAAGGAAAAGGATTTCGTATTAAAAATTTCCGGTCAATGGAACTTAACATTTCCCGAATATTCCATTCCTTTGATAGAAAAAATAGAAAACCTAAGACAATTCTTCGCAAAACAAATCCAAAACAACGAAGTAAAGAACCACCAGATCGAATCTTTGGAAAAGGAAATCCGGACGTTTAGCGGAGACACCGATAAGATCCGCGACACGATTCGTCTGGAAACCGAAAAGATCCAAAACCTTACCTCCAAACGGAATTCTTGGCTGAACGATCGAAGGGCTTCCACGATTCAGGAATACCACAAACTCATCGCCGAATTTCAGGCGCAGACCAAAAGTTTTTCCGAAGGTCTCAAAAAGATTCTCACCGATCACGGAGCCAAAACCTTGGAGGATTTGGAGATCCGCTGTAAAACGGCGATTTCCACGATGGAGGAAATTCCGACCCAGTTTCCGAACGATCCGGAACGACATCTTCGAGAAACGAAAAAAAAGGAACTCGAAAAAGAACTGCAGGACCTAAACTCGGAATTACAAAAATTGAATACTGCAATCCAAGTGGAGGATGCGCTCATTCAGGATTCCTTACCGGAAAAAGAAAAGGCTTTGATCGAAACGATCCAATCGATCGCCGAAAAGGAAATCGAATTCTCCCGAATGGAATCCAAACGCAGATCCGCAAAAATCGCGCAGGACATCGTGGAAGAAATCTCCAAAGATCAATCGATGCAGTTCGCGTTCGTAGCCTCCGAGATCGGAAAAGAAATCAATCGAATGCTTCCGAAACGAGAGGTTTCTTTCGAAGCGATCGACAAAAAAGAATCGATCAAGATGAAGGATCAGGCCGGTAATCTGCGATCCATCGATCATCTTTCGGGAGGAACGGTCGCTACGTTTTATCTGATTTTTAAATTGTTCTTAGCGCGCAAGACGGTCCCTAAAAACGGAATCTTATTACTCGACGAACCCTTTGTACATCTCGATCCGGGAAGAATCGAATCCGCACTGGAATATCTGAAACAATTTCAAAAAGAGACTGACTATCAGATCTGCTTCTTTACGAAACAAGCGGAGTTAGCGGATATCATCGCAAATTCGTTTCCGAAATCGAAGAAGATTCCTTTATCATGA
- the rlmD gene encoding 23S rRNA (uracil(1939)-C(5))-methyltransferase RlmD → MKPPASQSCQHYPECAGCDRLHIGYEKQLQHKQEEIEKQFGGFKGLDIRTIVKSPKDQMYRHKVQLPFGHRKIGKKSVLTLGLHNKENTFIIDQKECRIQDADLTTVAAAIRHWARTENISPYYEKNGSGLLRHIVLRKAHATQEILVGIVTNAAEIPGRKNLTNSLHSYIKQFLSKEKSKAEVVGILQNVNLRNTKVVLGDKETTWFGRHFVKEKIGHLDFQIGLSTFFQVNPFQITNLYDLVVEDLPADSVVVDAYCGIGTISLYVASKSKRVIGLEENPNSIRSAIGAAKANGIENAAFVKGKVLQSLQNAIGEKPDVVIVDPPREGLDPETKKILLNSKVNRVLYVSCNPETLRRDALELTKSFRYEKLTPVDLFPHTSHLESVSVFTR, encoded by the coding sequence ATGAAACCTCCCGCGAGTCAATCCTGTCAACACTACCCCGAATGCGCCGGTTGCGACCGATTGCATATCGGTTATGAAAAACAACTTCAACACAAACAGGAAGAGATCGAAAAACAGTTCGGCGGTTTTAAAGGGCTCGATATACGAACGATCGTAAAAAGTCCAAAGGACCAGATGTATCGTCATAAGGTTCAGTTGCCTTTCGGTCATCGCAAGATCGGAAAAAAATCCGTTCTGACACTCGGTTTACACAACAAGGAAAACACTTTCATCATCGATCAAAAGGAATGTAGAATTCAGGACGCGGATTTGACGACCGTCGCGGCGGCGATTCGTCATTGGGCGAGGACGGAAAACATCAGTCCTTACTACGAAAAAAACGGAAGCGGTCTACTGAGGCATATCGTACTTCGAAAAGCGCACGCAACCCAGGAAATTCTCGTGGGAATCGTCACGAACGCAGCCGAAATTCCCGGAAGAAAAAATCTGACCAACAGTCTGCATTCGTATATCAAACAATTCTTATCTAAAGAGAAGTCGAAAGCGGAAGTCGTGGGCATTCTCCAGAACGTAAATCTGCGGAACACAAAAGTTGTGTTAGGCGATAAGGAGACGACCTGGTTCGGAAGACATTTCGTGAAGGAAAAAATCGGGCATCTCGATTTTCAGATCGGTCTTTCCACCTTCTTCCAAGTGAATCCGTTTCAGATCACGAATCTGTATGATCTTGTCGTGGAGGATCTACCCGCGGATTCCGTCGTTGTGGACGCATACTGCGGAATCGGAACGATTTCCCTGTATGTGGCTTCCAAATCGAAACGGGTGATCGGTCTTGAGGAGAATCCGAATTCGATTCGTTCCGCGATCGGCGCGGCCAAAGCGAACGGAATCGAAAATGCGGCCTTTGTCAAAGGAAAGGTTTTACAGTCGCTTCAGAATGCGATCGGCGAAAAGCCGGACGTGGTGATTGTGGATCCGCCGAGAGAAGGGTTGGATCCGGAGACGAAAAAGATATTATTGAATTCTAAAGTGAATCGTGTGCTGTATGTCTCTTGCAATCCGGAAACGCTTCGAAGAGACGCGCTCGAACTGACAAAGTCGTTCCGATACGAGAAACTGACGCCCGTGGATTTATTTCCTCACACGAGCCATCTCGAAAGCGTTTCCGTGTTTACGCGTTGA
- a CDS encoding J domain-containing protein: MQTRSFDQIRSSLEDIIFEIQSGCTNCEWYIPVEKIIAALNIRKEDYYRIFYDLRNDVHFSSRAAAGFNETHADSLIQLLSKILKIEGIGDEFAKNGIYFDDNYLAELQIGLKETIQSRLERHELDRELLLLLSSATLDFDDAFDSYFDDKFNFERIVENGISDFIELKSIQNDYGADVFLKNHIFSILNTKVFHLREITREYRDRAYYDLFGTFRKKPKKKKPVSVFQEMDPETQRHLDVLGFDGPCTLEELKKRFKELIKKYHPDVNKDGLEMTQRIIASYNYLILRMN, from the coding sequence ATGCAGACTCGAAGTTTTGATCAGATCCGATCCTCGTTAGAGGATATTATTTTCGAAATTCAATCGGGATGTACGAATTGCGAATGGTATATCCCCGTGGAAAAGATCATAGCCGCTTTAAACATCCGCAAAGAAGACTATTATAGAATCTTCTACGATCTCCGAAACGACGTGCATTTTTCGTCCCGAGCCGCCGCGGGATTCAACGAAACGCACGCGGATTCCCTCATTCAGCTTTTATCCAAGATTCTCAAGATAGAGGGAATCGGGGATGAATTTGCAAAAAACGGAATATACTTCGACGATAATTATCTCGCCGAGCTTCAGATCGGTCTGAAGGAAACGATCCAATCGCGTTTGGAAAGACACGAACTCGATCGGGAACTACTCCTTCTTTTATCGTCCGCGACGTTGGACTTCGACGACGCGTTCGATTCGTACTTCGACGATAAGTTCAATTTCGAGAGAATCGTGGAAAACGGAATTTCCGATTTTATCGAACTGAAATCGATCCAAAACGATTACGGTGCGGACGTCTTTTTAAAGAATCATATCTTTTCGATTCTGAATACGAAGGTCTTTCATCTCCGCGAGATCACGAGAGAATATCGGGATCGCGCCTATTACGATCTGTTCGGAACCTTCCGTAAAAAACCGAAAAAGAAAAAGCCAGTTTCGGTTTTTCAGGAAATGGACCCGGAAACGCAGAGACATCTCGACGTTCTCGGATTCGACGGTCCTTGTACATTAGAAGAACTTAAAAAACGATTCAAAGAGTTGATTAAGAAATATCACCCCGACGTGAACAAGGACGGGTTGGAAATGACGCAAAGGATCATCGCTTCGTACAATTATCTGATCCTAAGGATGAATTAG
- a CDS encoding GNAT family N-acetyltransferase yields the protein MKPSLQIRPSELQDVDAIVPLIYSSGPAAWDYVFTQNDKTPFDFLRSSFIKRGNTISYTNHFVAELQGEVVGAILSYRQPSFLLLNGGTALRIISVYGLSAPKVMGRGLTTEGMIKPPKPGRLYLGHIAVSEKHRGKGIGKELIRFMANCFPDFKTLSLDVSQKNEAAIALYKGLGFRTIEARAFSGPAGKIPDHYYMEVERTSLK from the coding sequence TTGAAACCTTCCCTTCAAATCCGTCCCTCCGAACTCCAAGACGTGGACGCAATCGTTCCTTTGATTTATTCCTCCGGACCCGCCGCTTGGGATTACGTATTCACGCAAAACGATAAGACTCCGTTCGACTTTTTACGTTCTTCGTTTATCAAACGCGGCAATACGATCTCTTATACGAATCACTTTGTAGCTGAGCTTCAGGGAGAAGTCGTCGGCGCGATCCTCAGTTATCGTCAGCCTTCCTTCCTGCTGCTCAACGGAGGCACCGCGCTTCGTATTATTTCCGTATATGGTCTTTCCGCACCGAAGGTTATGGGTCGCGGCTTGACGACCGAAGGAATGATCAAACCTCCCAAACCGGGAAGATTGTATCTCGGACATATCGCCGTTTCGGAAAAGCACAGAGGAAAGGGAATCGGAAAGGAACTCATTCGGTTTATGGCGAATTGTTTTCCGGATTTCAAAACGCTTTCTTTGGACGTTTCGCAAAAGAACGAGGCCGCCATCGCGCTTTACAAAGGACTCGGGTTTCGGACGATCGAAGCGAGAGCGTTTTCCGGACCTGCCGGAAAAATTCCGGATCATTACTATATGGAAGTCGAAAGAACATCCTTAAAGTAA
- a CDS encoding carbon starvation CstA family protein, whose product MLPLIAVLACFLVYFLGYKFYSGYISKSIFDLKSDHESTPSHKLNDGVDYLPTKPIVLFGHHYASIAGLAPVLGPAVAVIWGWLPAMIWVVFGSIFVGCVHDFGALVVSVRNQGKSIGQVAEDLLGHRARSLFHAIIFFLVALAMGVFVLVLAEMFSADPKAHIKPVVNETATLPASETKKTASTAATTVADTKTSKEVHDHPGEIRTEEKPSIKLRSHFPEAVIPSAAIMILAIIMGYLHYKKGMDLTPLTIFSVLATLFSMILGMHDGILSWTGLNHVETSPSTGTWKYILLFYAFLASVTPIWLLLQSRDYINSFLLYLGIILIYVGFFMGGMLQQFPSFNAEAIRTDSIGLDLIPFVFITIACGAVSGFHALVSSGTTAKQLDREIDARPIGYGGMIGESLLGLSAVIACTIGFTSSEEWSGFYRSWSGIQGLAPQVGAYIYGTGRFLSQIGIPESFGQGFIALIVISFALTSLDSATRLLRYNIEEIAESTRISWIQTLVGNRYVSSLIACAAIGFFAFMEIEQDGKKKPAGLALWKLFGTTNQLLAGLALLVVTIFLLKSKKRIKVSFIPMLFVLSVTLWAMIRNFFDFLNGPSPNILLAGVGGTLIVLTLWLLVEAVLTWNRIRKV is encoded by the coding sequence ATGCTTCCTTTAATCGCCGTTCTTGCTTGTTTTCTTGTTTATTTTCTCGGTTACAAATTCTACTCGGGCTATATTTCCAAATCGATCTTCGATTTAAAGAGCGATCACGAAAGCACCCCTTCCCACAAGCTGAACGACGGAGTGGATTACCTTCCCACAAAACCCATCGTATTATTCGGTCATCATTATGCGTCCATTGCCGGTCTTGCTCCCGTGCTCGGTCCCGCCGTAGCGGTCATCTGGGGATGGTTGCCCGCGATGATCTGGGTCGTATTCGGAAGCATCTTTGTGGGTTGCGTACACGACTTCGGCGCGCTCGTTGTTTCGGTCCGCAATCAAGGCAAGAGCATCGGTCAAGTCGCGGAAGATTTGTTAGGTCATCGTGCGAGAAGTTTGTTTCACGCGATCATCTTCTTCTTAGTCGCGTTGGCGATGGGAGTGTTCGTTCTTGTTCTTGCCGAGATGTTTTCCGCGGACCCGAAAGCGCACATCAAACCGGTCGTCAATGAAACCGCAACGCTTCCCGCTTCCGAAACGAAAAAGACGGCTTCCACCGCTGCGACGACCGTCGCGGATACTAAAACATCCAAAGAAGTGCACGATCATCCCGGCGAAATCAGAACGGAGGAAAAACCTTCCATCAAGTTGAGAAGTCATTTTCCGGAAGCGGTGATTCCTTCCGCGGCCATTATGATTCTGGCGATCATCATGGGATATCTACATTACAAAAAAGGAATGGATCTCACTCCTCTTACGATCTTCAGCGTTCTTGCGACCTTATTCTCCATGATCTTGGGAATGCACGACGGAATCCTTTCGTGGACCGGACTCAATCACGTGGAAACATCTCCTTCGACCGGAACATGGAAATACATTTTGTTGTTCTATGCGTTTCTGGCATCGGTGACTCCGATCTGGTTGCTTCTGCAAAGCCGAGACTACATCAATTCGTTCTTATTGTATTTGGGAATCATTCTGATCTACGTCGGATTTTTTATGGGGGGAATGCTCCAGCAATTTCCTTCGTTTAACGCCGAAGCGATCCGAACCGACTCCATCGGACTCGATCTGATTCCGTTCGTATTCATCACGATCGCGTGCGGAGCGGTTTCGGGATTTCACGCGTTGGTCAGCTCGGGAACCACGGCCAAACAATTGGATCGGGAAATAGACGCAAGACCGATCGGTTACGGAGGAATGATCGGCGAATCGTTGTTAGGTTTGTCCGCCGTGATCGCCTGCACGATCGGTTTCACTTCTTCGGAAGAATGGTCCGGCTTTTATCGTTCCTGGTCCGGCATTCAAGGTTTAGCGCCTCAAGTCGGAGCGTATATCTACGGGACCGGAAGATTCTTATCGCAGATCGGAATTCCGGAATCCTTCGGACAAGGATTTATCGCGCTGATCGTCATCAGCTTTGCGTTGACTTCTCTGGATTCCGCGACAAGACTTCTTCGTTACAACATCGAAGAGATCGCCGAATCGACCCGTATCTCTTGGATTCAAACTCTCGTCGGAAACCGATACGTTTCGAGTTTGATCGCGTGCGCCGCGATCGGCTTTTTCGCGTTTATGGAAATCGAACAGGACGGAAAGAAGAAACCGGCGGGACTTGCTCTCTGGAAACTCTTCGGAACGACGAACCAGCTTCTGGCTGGACTTGCGTTGTTGGTGGTGACCATTTTTCTCCTCAAGTCCAAGAAAAGAATCAAAGTCTCCTTTATCCCGATGTTGTTCGTGTTATCCGTGACTCTCTGGGCGATGATCCGAAACTTTTTCGACTTTTTAAACGGCCCTTCTCCGAATATACTATTGGCAGGAGTCGGCGGAACGTTGATCGTCCTCACGCTTTGGCTGCTGGTCGAAGCAGTTCTAACCTGGAATCGCATTAGAAAAGTATGA
- a CDS encoding metallophosphoesterase family protein, producing the protein MIRFLHTADVHLSQKEKEYSLSVLKEIVAAAKEEECTHILFCGDLFDRNSDIAALKEEVKTILSSFTGKIFYIPGNHEELGLAEGAYPITADLSPLSYPQKGESYKLWTEEIGGVEAEFFGFPFNRILDYSNIQFKEKTVTYRIALLHGTETKLVEYLGPSPEEADSILDSKPFQEAEFDYLALGHIHSERSITSGAMIKAYPGSPRVVSSGEFGPRTVNIVTLGKNGTPVLKKRILSSAGEYKEFSLTATLTGEVPDLAKLPASISKQDSVRIKVSGIVEDEHDVTELLKRFPETADCRKIEVKTGDLRTSSVLIDNPVAKLFYEKLMDQKSKWNGDNPPDWNEILVLGLEQIEDFAGKN; encoded by the coding sequence ATGATTCGATTTTTACACACAGCGGATGTACACCTCAGCCAAAAGGAAAAGGAATATTCCCTTTCCGTTCTCAAAGAAATCGTCGCGGCGGCAAAAGAGGAAGAATGCACGCATATCCTCTTCTGCGGAGATTTGTTCGACCGAAACTCGGACATCGCCGCTCTTAAGGAAGAAGTCAAAACGATCCTATCTTCCTTTACCGGAAAAATCTTTTATATCCCCGGGAACCACGAAGAACTCGGACTCGCCGAAGGCGCCTATCCGATCACGGCTGATCTTTCTCCCCTTTCCTATCCGCAAAAGGGAGAATCCTATAAACTCTGGACCGAGGAAATCGGCGGAGTGGAAGCGGAATTCTTCGGATTTCCGTTCAATAGAATTTTAGATTATTCGAATATTCAATTTAAGGAAAAAACGGTAACGTATCGGATCGCACTGCTCCACGGAACCGAAACCAAACTCGTGGAATATCTCGGACCTTCTCCCGAAGAGGCGGATTCGATTCTCGATTCCAAACCGTTTCAGGAAGCCGAGTTCGACTATCTCGCGTTAGGTCATATTCATTCCGAACGTTCGATCACATCCGGCGCGATGATCAAGGCCTATCCCGGTTCGCCTCGGGTCGTTTCCTCCGGAGAATTCGGTCCGCGCACGGTCAACATCGTAACGCTCGGAAAAAACGGAACGCCGGTTCTCAAAAAAAGAATTCTTTCTTCCGCCGGAGAATACAAAGAATTCTCCCTAACCGCGACCCTAACGGGAGAAGTTCCCGATCTCGCAAAACTTCCCGCGTCGATCTCCAAACAGGATTCCGTTCGGATCAAAGTTTCCGGAATCGTGGAAGACGAACACGACGTAACGGAACTTCTCAAACGATTTCCCGAAACCGCGGACTGCAGAAAAATAGAAGTCAAAACCGGCGACCTGAGAACTTCGAGCGTCTTGATCGACAACCCGGTCGCTAAACTATTTTATGAAAAGCTAATGGATCAAAAATCCAAATGGAACGGAGACAATCCTCCCGATTGGAACGAAATCTTAGTCTTGGGTTTGGAACAAATCGAAGACTTCGCGGGGAAGAATTGA
- a CDS encoding CBS domain-containing protein, translating to MFFWVTRGVSETYVPPVRPEIVHPLHSIAPSPAVSKIKSESETEVPLRSSKVGEEIRSEYKASSSLGKVRSNKGESLSSLTARDLMSSPVVFFLEQDPIARAEEIFIEKRFRHVPVLDDSNTLCGILSDRDWMRWKLGHSDESELGKTIGQMMKTRVLSVQIHAGIGEISKVLFEERIGCLPVVNESIHVIGMITRSDVLRAILRVNEREFLA from the coding sequence TTGTTTTTCTGGGTGACGAGAGGCGTTTCGGAAACCTACGTTCCGCCGGTTCGACCGGAGATCGTACATCCTCTTCATTCGATCGCTCCTTCTCCCGCCGTTTCGAAAATCAAATCCGAATCTGAAACGGAAGTTCCGCTTCGATCCTCTAAAGTGGGAGAAGAGATCCGTTCCGAATACAAGGCCTCTTCTTCCTTGGGAAAGGTCCGCTCCAACAAAGGAGAATCCCTTTCTTCACTGACCGCGCGGGACTTGATGAGTTCTCCCGTAGTTTTTTTTCTCGAACAGGATCCGATCGCAAGAGCGGAGGAAATCTTTATCGAAAAACGGTTTCGGCACGTTCCCGTTCTCGACGATTCCAACACGTTATGCGGCATTCTTTCCGATCGCGATTGGATGCGTTGGAAACTCGGTCATTCCGACGAATCGGAACTCGGTAAAACGATCGGACAAATGATGAAAACCCGGGTTTTATCGGTTCAGATTCACGCGGGTATCGGTGAAATTTCGAAAGTTCTTTTCGAAGAAAGAATCGGATGTCTTCCCGTCGTGAACGAATCGATTCACGTCATCGGAATGATCACGCGCAGCGACGTTTTGAGGGCGATCTTGCGAGTGAACGAAAGGGAATTTCTCGCTTGA
- a CDS encoding ankyrin repeat domain-containing protein, translated as MKSMKEVIMEKDRMQVDSIFVKAGPASFWKRFVFFGAIKSGNVSKVQKVLEKGLDPNANLYHGVTPLSLAIKYERLEIVRTLLKFSADPNLADENTGLTPLLHCIIEDSPLEMMNVLIQGNADLNQKDRNGMSPLHHCVNEGKLEPFRLLLESGADPNVQDFDGVTCMNLAKSSHGMSEFAELLLKHGADPMIKDKHGKIYLM; from the coding sequence ATGAAGTCGATGAAAGAAGTAATTATGGAAAAAGATCGTATGCAAGTCGATTCGATTTTTGTGAAAGCCGGCCCCGCTTCTTTTTGGAAACGATTCGTATTTTTCGGAGCGATCAAAAGCGGAAACGTCTCCAAAGTTCAAAAGGTCTTGGAGAAAGGGTTGGATCCGAATGCGAATCTGTATCACGGTGTAACACCCTTATCGCTCGCGATCAAATACGAACGGCTTGAAATCGTCCGAACCCTTTTGAAATTTTCCGCCGATCCCAATCTCGCCGATGAGAACACCGGCTTGACGCCGCTTTTACATTGTATCATTGAAGATTCTCCCTTGGAAATGATGAACGTTTTGATTCAAGGAAACGCTGATCTGAATCAAAAGGATAGAAACGGAATGAGTCCGTTGCATCACTGCGTAAACGAAGGAAAGCTGGAGCCGTTTCGTTTGCTTTTGGAAAGCGGAGCCGATCCGAACGTACAGGATTTCGACGGAGTCACTTGTATGAATCTCGCAAAGTCTTCTCACGGTATGTCCGAGTTTGCCGAACTCCTTTTAAAACACGGAGCCGATCCGATGATCAAGGACAAACACGGAAAAATCTATCTGATGTGA